Proteins from a genomic interval of Dehalococcoidales bacterium:
- a CDS encoding DUF362 domain-containing protein gives MPETLDHGKSESASGQNGARVSIVRADDYDLPRLVPMVQRSIELIGGLETIIKPGDRVFVKINHLPPPSPPERGIVTHPVFAEAVLELLKKAGAEITVGDEIETAPVDGFSTSGFRQMCQRAGVRLINLREEGFVARECHGLLLKEVYLSRAALEADVIVNLPKLKTHSLTVFTGSIKNMYGTIPGSLRRRLHGEYPDSEDFSRMLTDIFSVIRPQLTLMDGIVAMEGEGPSAGSVRKLGVILASRDAVAVDAVAAGIIGMDPMDIATTRYAHECGLGVGILDSIEVVGESIESVATSDFRLPASANRALLRKIPAPLSRFAVGQLTVRPKVVEQQCTACAECVRACPTGAITIHGKSAGVTGVASINRAICIECMCCHEVCRFNAIVTGRTVIGSAVSLAADAVRKLLGK, from the coding sequence ATGCCGGAGACACTGGACCACGGTAAGTCCGAGTCCGCCAGTGGACAGAATGGTGCCCGGGTATCCATCGTCCGGGCCGATGATTATGACCTGCCACGTCTGGTTCCAATGGTACAGAGAAGCATCGAGCTGATTGGTGGACTGGAGACGATAATCAAGCCCGGTGACCGTGTCTTTGTGAAGATAAACCACCTGCCGCCGCCATCACCTCCTGAGCGGGGTATCGTCACCCACCCGGTATTCGCCGAGGCCGTCCTGGAACTACTCAAGAAAGCAGGGGCCGAAATCACCGTGGGCGACGAGATAGAGACGGCACCGGTCGACGGATTCAGCACTTCCGGCTTCCGCCAGATGTGCCAGCGTGCCGGTGTCAGGCTGATAAACCTGCGGGAAGAGGGATTCGTCGCCAGGGAGTGCCACGGCCTTCTCCTGAAGGAAGTCTATTTATCCAGGGCGGCCCTGGAAGCCGATGTAATCGTCAACCTTCCCAAGCTGAAGACGCACTCGCTGACCGTATTCACCGGGAGCATCAAGAACATGTACGGTACCATCCCCGGCAGCCTCCGCCGAAGACTCCACGGCGAGTATCCGGATAGCGAGGACTTCTCCCGGATGCTGACGGATATCTTCTCTGTTATCCGGCCGCAACTGACACTGATGGATGGCATCGTTGCTATGGAAGGAGAAGGCCCCTCAGCAGGCAGTGTCCGGAAGCTGGGCGTCATCCTGGCCAGCCGTGATGCGGTGGCCGTGGATGCGGTAGCTGCCGGAATCATCGGTATGGACCCGATGGATATCGCTACCACCCGCTATGCCCACGAGTGCGGTCTGGGAGTGGGTATTTTGGACAGCATAGAAGTAGTCGGGGAAAGCATCGAGAGTGTCGCCACCAGTGACTTCCGGCTCCCCGCCAGTGCCAATAGAGCACTCCTCAGGAAGATACCCGCTCCTCTATCCAGGTTCGCGGTAGGCCAGCTCACCGTTAGACCAAAAGTGGTGGAGCAGCAGTGTACGGCGTGCGCCGAGTGCGTCAGGGCGTGCCCTACCGGGGCAATCACTATCCACGGCAAGAGCGCCGGCGTTACCGGCGTCGCCAGCATCAATCGCGCCATCTGCATAGAGTGTATGTGCTGTCACGAGGTCTGCCGCTTCAACGCAATCGTCACCGGACGCACGGTCATCGGCAGCGCGGTCAGCCTTGCTGCCGACGCCGTGAGGAAGCTGCTCGGAAAATGA